CAAACCATCCCATCCTGAAGACGACCTGTGTTACATCGTTCCTGGTCAACCTGACTCCCTGGCTGCCTGCACCTTCAACAGCACTGCAAAAACCTTCTTGGTGATCCATGGATGGACGGTGAGCAGAGATGCTTTAGCCTGTTGTGACAGGCCCTCCGTCGCTAAAGCACCCAAGGCCTTTGTTCACTTAACTCCAGTGTGGTTTAGACAGAAAACCACCTGTGACTAGTCATGCGTCATTATTCTTTCACCTAATTGAGGTGCCTTTAAGTCTGGCCAAATTCTAACTTTCCTCACAAGTAAAAACTTGTTCAAGTGAAAGCCAAAGAACATCCAACAGAAATGATCTGGACTGAAGGGTTTACAATACTTTCATTATGTGTATTCTTCCTGACCATCTTGGAATTGTAATTAATGTCAGTTTCATTTGTGCAAATTACATTTTGGCACTTTCAGGTAAATGTTCTGAATTTCATTCCAACAGGTTAGTGGTTTGTTTGAAAGCTGGGTGGCTAAGCTAGTGTCAGCGCTGTACGAGAGAGAGCAGACCGCTAATGTGATCGTGGTGGACTGGCTCTATTCAGCACAGAACCATTATGGGGTGGCAGCTCAGAACACCAAAGCAGTGGGACACGAGGTCGCCCGCTTCATCGACTGGATCGAGGTGAGTGGGATCATTATGTGTTTTCGAAAGGCTAGAGAGTCATAAATAACTAAAaactcttttaaaaaacaatttgtTACTTTTAGTTAATGAAAAATCAGTAACGTATGGACCCTGTCATTGTTGTAATGTAGTACTTTTCTGATATAGTAACTAGctaataaacacattaataatGAACAGTGACATTGGTTCTTGTGCATTCATTTATATCTCTGTAACAGAAGTTGTATTTTAAAAGCTCCCTGTTATAGAATCAGTTTTGCATGTCAAGGAAGTATTTGTCTCACTTTTCTGTGCTTTAAAGGAAACCGCCAACATGCCTCTCGAGAACCTCCACCTGATTGGCTACAGCCTCGGGGCTCATGTTGCAGGATTTGCTGGAAGCCATGCAACAAATAAAGTTGGAAGAATAACTGGTAAAGTGAACAGAGTATTAAGACCCAtgactttttaacttttaaagtttaattttttaGAAGTATGGTTCATTGGGAGTTGTTATTACATTGTCctgtctctgcctgcaggtcTGGACCCTGCCGGTCCCGACTTTGAGGGTGAGCATGCCTATGGGCGTCTTTCCCCAGATGATGCTCACTTTGTTGATGTCCTACACACCTTCACCAGGGGCAGGCTAGGTTTCAGCATCGGGATCCAGCAGCCTGTAGGCCATGTTGACATTTACCCCAATGGAGGTAGCTTCCAGCCAGGCTGCAACCTCAGAGGGGCCCTGGAAAAGATTGCTAACTTTGGGATTCTTGGTGAGTACAACCAGACATTGGATGACAACTTGACTTCtgtaaatagataataatgcatgcttttttttctggTAATACAGTAATTTGATACACCCAAAGCAAATTCTGTAACTTCTTGTTGCACACCAACCTTTTTCTCACAGTAGTCCTCAAAACATAGCTGAGGAAATGTCTAACAAGTTCATAGATCATCTAAATGTGTCCAAAGTAATACAAGTATGATTATATGTAAAatattttcccctctttttcctCCAGCAATCACTGATGCTGTTAAGTGTGAACATGAGCGCTCGGTCCACCTCTTCATCGACTCTCTGCTGAAcgagcaggaagcaggaaaggCGTACAGATGCAGCAACAGTGACACATTCAACCGTGGCATGTGTCTCAGCTGCCATAAAAGCCGCTGTAACACAGTCGGCTATGACATCAGCAAGACTCGCAGGCCTCGCAACGTCCAGATGTTCACCAATACGCGAGCATCCATGCCGTTTAGAGGTCAGTGTActcagaaatgttttatttttaagagatAGTTCAGTTCGTGGGATTATGATTTCATTCTCTTAAAGAATGGGATAAAGTAATGATAATAGTGCAAGAAAACAGGGTCTAATGACTAATTCTAATATTTCATTCATGTTAATTAATACTTGACCCCCAAGCTTGGATGTTTCTCATTTCTAGTGCCTGTGAAATCAAAAGTCAGCTCACTTGTGGCTTAAAAGCTTTaatctttagaaaaaaaaagctcagcATCAGCAGCTAGgatatgtttttaagttttccaACTGCTCCTTTGCTTTACAGTGTACCACTATCAGCTGAAGATCCACTTCCTCAGTAACATGAATCGTTCAGACATGGAGCCTTCACTCACAGTCTCACTGTACGGGACAAAAGCAGAGGCTGAAAACCTGGAGCTCAAACTGTAAGTGGCTCACTGAagaaacttcataaaaaataagaataacacTACAGTGACTTGCATCTTGGAAGTTATACGAGTTGTTTTGTAACGTCGACACAGCATGAAGTAGGAACCATAAACGATGATGTAACCACAGACTTGGCAGTGGATTCATGCCTTTGCGGTTATGTTGTGGTTAATAGCGCAGTGTTTATGAGGCTAAGTTAAGTGGAACTTTTCTCTCTGAATACAAATAGAGCTGTAactaacatttttatttgtgtctgtcagaaaagagaaaatagCAGTGAACAAGACCCATTCGTTCCTGCTGGCGACAGAGAAAGACATCGGAGATCTGTTGATGGTGAAGTTTAAATGGGAGGACACAAATGGATGGTCAGCCTCCAGCATGATGAAGATGGTCTCTTCTTTGTGGTCCAGTGACTCGGAGAGTGCTAATGTACAGGTTCACAAAATCCGCATTCGAGCGGGAGAGACTCAACAAAAGTGAGTCGAAAAAAAACGTATACAGAGCCATCAGAGATCAGACAAAATTACAGTTATTCTTGTAAGCAGTAAATAGTGCAAATTGTCAACTTGATGTAATATTTTATTACAGAGAAAGCTACCAAGCAGATAAAATGTATGtttctgatttttattttcaggatGGTGTTTTGTGTGAAAGATCCTGAAACTCAAGACGTAACACAAGAGGTCACATTTGTTAAATGTAAGGATGCATGGAGGACAAACTCAAAACGATCTCCAAAAAGGTAAGTAACCCTCCACAGTTTCCCAAATGAAAAAGTGCATCACTGTTAATGCTTTACAATAACACAAACTGTCTTTGTCTGTAGATTCACCTTGCAGAACCGCTGACTTTCAAGACAAAGCTCTAACATTGAAAGCCCTTCGGTCCATGTCAGCACTTCATAAATAACTTATAAAcatataacttattttattttgtcaataaCACAAAAGTCTCAGAAgagtgtttgttatttaaaacaatatgtatgtgaataatgtaaaatattttgtaATAAGCCGTTTTTATTACATGTAAATGTAACTTTGATGTTGtacaaaaaagtattttttttttaaatctttggtacatgttttgtgttcaaagaaGTGGATACTGTTTAAGCTCTCAAATATGACAATTACTTTAATGGTTTAGAGGGTAGTGTAGGTAGTTCCAAAGTATTTCAAGTCAAATTTTATAGTCATAGAAACCACTGTGAAAAAACAATGTCCTCTTGGAGGtctgcagatttttaaaaaaagagacagaaatggCCATCAACATGAATGTCATTAGTTGTTTTACACAGCTGGGTGCAGTTTGTTATTtacttgtatgtattttctaACTGATCCATAACCTAACCTAACAGAGCATTCACCACTGTGGCTCTCAGCACTGTATGTGACTGTAGGATCTGTACCACTGTGCCTTACTGTTGCCAGAAGTAAGCTGTTGCAAACTGAGCTTGAGTCTGACCTTTgtgccttgttgttgttgttttgctcaCGTGTGCTTTAATTTTGTTGTTCCTCAAACCCTGTGACTTTTAAACCATCTGAACATGCttaaattgttgttttaaacaattttgcattattttgattttacttCTGAACCACTGCAACATGAAGTGTTACTTGGAAGCTGTTACCTCTAACATATTGTCTATCATGGTTCTATAAATGTAACTGAACTAAATGAGGTACATGATGCTCATGGTGAGGAGTACAGCACAGTTTAATGTTGGCATTTTGTTGCACTGTCTATGTTGAGTCTCTCTTGGCTGCAATTTTCTGTTCATGTGACTTTTTGAGTCTCTAATGCTCTTTAACCACACTTACGTTTCCAGTTCTGTGAGCAATGGCTTAGCCATGGCTCTTTGGAGATCGGTACTGTAATCATTGTGACTTTAGAAATgtggaaatgttctttttttttttgcactgaaaaCAGGAGAAGAGAATGCTGAACTGAGTTACTTGTACAGTTTTGTAAATACCAAAATACAGATAACTGATTTTTCTAGTATGACGCACAGTTAGCTCTATATTTTTAAACTCTTAAATGCTTAGTCCTGTAATCTTTGTAAAATTTGTAAATATTCACTGTACTGTATACATTTCTCTAATAAACCAAAATCGAGGATATCCACAGTCTGACGTTTATTTTAAGGTCATGACCATGAAAGCTGCCATGATCCATCATAATTATCAACTTAAGGTTGATTATACCATTTTATATTTGTCATTCATTCCAAATGTGTATTTGAAACATCTGAACTGTTTGTGCTCTCATATCAGTAAGCGCTCATGTCCTTGAAGATGTAAGGCGGGTGTGTTTGTCTGACTCTGTCAGGATGACCCTAGAGACAGATCTTATTGAATATAAAGTGAGCCTGagatttatacattttcagatcctttttctttcttagggaaactaaaaatagaataatCTCAGAATCATTCATATGTATACATTCATTGAgcaataacacaacataaatatCATTACATGTGTGTGAGTCATCAAAAGAAAGTATAATTTTATATACATGGAAGTTTGGAAGTTTCATTCACTGGTTCCCAACCTTAGGGTTGAGTCCTCTCTGAAGCCTCAAGACAGAAATCTTAATTAATTACTCGTGTAGAACattggaaaaaaagaaggtaataaaaatgtaaattcatTTAATTGAAGCTATTCTCTGATCTTTGATGCTTTTGTGAGATATTGGATCATTTTACTTTTTGGACCTTGATAATGACACTACTATTTTAGAAGGAATTTTTGACAGACAATGTAACCTGATGAAACTTAATGCACATAATAAGTTAAAAAGTTACTCTAAATAGAAAAACTTCAGTAGCCCAAAGTTATATTTAAGTGCAGCACCTGAGTATATGTATTAAGTAACTTTAAACAATGACAAACCATTCACAATGAACCAGGGCTTTTTGAAATTACAGAAATTGGTGATTTTCCCTTTATTGAATAACAGAGATCAGCATCTTTCTCCaatgtaaacatacat
The genomic region above belongs to Notolabrus celidotus isolate fNotCel1 chromosome 2, fNotCel1.pri, whole genome shotgun sequence and contains:
- the LOC117808125 gene encoding lipoprotein lipase; translated protein: MKSWRVRLLFILVLNAAVQYVTSLEEEHSNYISGGFLDPLKDLFDFKDDKNQSIAKFSLRKPSHPEDDLCYIVPGQPDSLAACTFNSTAKTFLVIHGWTVSGLFESWVAKLVSALYEREQTANVIVVDWLYSAQNHYGVAAQNTKAVGHEVARFIDWIEETANMPLENLHLIGYSLGAHVAGFAGSHATNKVGRITGLDPAGPDFEGEHAYGRLSPDDAHFVDVLHTFTRGRLGFSIGIQQPVGHVDIYPNGGSFQPGCNLRGALEKIANFGILAITDAVKCEHERSVHLFIDSLLNEQEAGKAYRCSNSDTFNRGMCLSCHKSRCNTVGYDISKTRRPRNVQMFTNTRASMPFRVYHYQLKIHFLSNMNRSDMEPSLTVSLYGTKAEAENLELKLKEKIAVNKTHSFLLATEKDIGDLLMVKFKWEDTNGWSASSMMKMVSSLWSSDSESANVQVHKIRIRAGETQQKMVFCVKDPETQDVTQEVTFVKCKDAWRTNSKRSPKRFTLQNR